Proteins found in one Lysinibacillus fusiformis genomic segment:
- a CDS encoding RNA ligase family protein: MTKFMKYPRSFHLPWSRGYTHDDKVARNVNHFIGKEVVVTEKLDGEGTTLYRDYMHARSIHSANHPSRNWVKTFHASFAYRIPDGWRLCGENVYAKHSIYYQALTSYFYLFSIWNEESVCLSWDETVAFAAELGIETVPVLYRGIFDEGQIKRTFTGKSIFDGEQEGYVIRNAGSFHYDDFRYNLGKFVRPQHVQTSEHWLQEEIMPNKLKS, translated from the coding sequence ATGACGAAATTCATGAAATACCCAAGAAGTTTTCATTTACCGTGGAGCAGAGGCTATACCCATGACGATAAAGTTGCTAGAAATGTGAATCATTTTATTGGAAAAGAGGTTGTTGTCACTGAAAAGTTGGATGGAGAAGGTACAACACTTTACAGAGACTATATGCATGCTAGAAGTATTCATTCGGCAAATCATCCTTCGAGAAATTGGGTGAAAACATTCCATGCAAGCTTTGCTTATCGAATTCCAGATGGCTGGCGCCTATGTGGTGAAAATGTTTATGCAAAGCATTCTATTTACTATCAAGCGTTAACAAGTTACTTTTACTTGTTTAGTATTTGGAATGAAGAAAGTGTATGCTTGAGCTGGGATGAGACGGTTGCCTTTGCAGCAGAATTAGGTATAGAAACAGTGCCTGTTTTATACCGAGGAATTTTTGACGAAGGACAGATAAAACGTACATTTACTGGTAAATCAATCTTTGATGGTGAACAAGAGGGGTATGTCATTCGAAATGCTGGCTCATTCCATTACGATGATTTCCGATATAATTTAGGGAAATTTGTGAGACCGCAACATGTTCAAACAAGTGAGCATTGGCTACAGGAAGAAATTATGCCAAATAAATTAAAATCATAA
- a CDS encoding AAA family ATPase gives MKVIFTVGLPGSGKSTFVKQLAQRENAVVLSSDAIRQELFGDATKQKSRVVFRTLYERLNSLVAKGFSVIVDATNIEWERRMFALRKIPSTAQKVCYYFDTPYSICVARNQQRKRHVPLIVMEKMRKHLEFPTVGEGFDEVHIVHESSPYDISRQQFISLIQSNPTYDELFQTLQAVPLFKEIYQFDQENPFHQYLLCQHTYFVYAYMNEYYLESDKLALQIAALFHDVGKPFCKKYKPLQQRYGYFGHENVSAQLVCHFLLELGFEKEFVLKVVHLVQFHMLIQYGGDRGGSQIYHLLDGDLLTRLYFFREADQFAK, from the coding sequence ATGAAGGTGATCTTTACAGTAGGGTTGCCGGGGAGTGGAAAAAGTACATTTGTGAAACAACTAGCCCAAAGGGAGAATGCAGTTGTTCTTTCTAGTGACGCTATACGACAGGAATTGTTTGGTGACGCAACTAAGCAGAAATCACGTGTGGTCTTTCGCACATTATATGAGCGTCTGAATAGCTTAGTGGCAAAAGGGTTTTCTGTTATTGTGGATGCTACTAATATTGAATGGGAGCGCAGGATGTTTGCACTTCGTAAAATACCAAGTACAGCTCAAAAGGTATGTTATTACTTTGATACACCTTATTCAATTTGTGTAGCCAGAAATCAGCAACGGAAGCGGCATGTACCATTAATCGTGATGGAAAAAATGAGAAAGCATTTAGAATTCCCGACAGTAGGAGAAGGGTTTGATGAAGTGCATATTGTACATGAATCAAGTCCCTATGATATTTCTCGACAACAGTTTATTTCACTCATACAAAGCAACCCCACTTATGATGAACTTTTTCAAACACTTCAAGCAGTCCCACTTTTTAAAGAAATTTATCAATTCGATCAAGAAAACCCATTCCATCAATATTTACTATGTCAGCATACGTATTTTGTGTATGCGTATATGAATGAGTACTATTTGGAAAGCGATAAACTTGCTCTTCAAATAGCCGCATTGTTCCATGATGTCGGTAAACCATTTTGCAAAAAATATAAACCATTGCAACAACGTTATGGTTATTTTGGGCATGAAAATGTATCTGCGCAACTGGTTTGCCATTTTCTATTAGAGTTGGGCTTTGAAAAGGAATTTGTATTAAAGGTTGTTCATTTAGTGCAATTTCATATGTTAATCCAGTATGGGGGCGATAGAGGCGGAAGCCAAATTTATCATTTATTAGATGGTGATTTATTAACAAGGCTTTATTTTTTCCGTGAGGCAGATCAATTTGCCAAATAA